The Micromonospora siamensis genome contains the following window.
GCGGGTGACTCCGGCGGGGACGCCGCGGGCCCGGACGACGTGCCGGGGGCGGCTCCCACCACTGCTGCTCCGCGCAAGGAGCTTCCCAAGGCGACGCCGCCGGTCCCGACCGGGCGGCCCCGCAAGGGCGCCAGGACGGCCGGACGCACCGCGGCCGGCCCCGCCACGCCACCGGCAGCCGTCTCGGACGCCACCGGCCCGGTTGCGACCAGCCAGGACGTTCCCGCCGACGCGACCAACGAGGGCGCCACCGCCACCGCGTCCAGCCAGGGCACCGCCGCCAGCGCGACCAGCCGGAGCACCGAGGTCGACGCGTCCGCCTCCGCCGCGACCAAGCCGGAGACGGTTCCCGCCGTACCCGAGGCTGCGCCGGTGGCCGCCACCCGCCCGAAGCGGCCGCGCGGCTCGCGGGCCGGCGCGGCGGCCGGACCGGCCGGCGGCGCGGCCACACCGAGCCCGACGGTCCCGGCCTCGGGCGACACCGACCCGGCCCGGGAGGCCGCCGGTCAGCCCGGCCCCGAGCCGGTCGGCCCGGACACCACGGCGCCGGCCCCGGCGTCACCCACGGTCGCCTTCTCCGGCCTCACCGGGCAGGGCGCGGGGCGGCCGGTACCGGTGCCGGCCTGGCCGGTCACGCCCACGCCCGCAACACTGCCGCCCGCCGCCGACCGGGGCGCGCGCGTGGAGCGCACCGAGCCGTCGGGCGACGCGCCGGCCCCCCGTCCCCGCCACCGGGCGCCGCTGCCCGACCTGGACCGGGCGGGCAACTGGGACGCGTTCGGCAACGGTTTCCGGCGGACCGCACCCGAGGCCGCGGCCCCGGGCGTCGCGGCCCGACCCGCCGGCGAGGAGCCGTCGGTCCCCCGCCAGGCCGAGGGTCCGGCGGAGAAGACCGAGCCGGCGACCGCCGAGCCGGCCGCCGAGAGGCCGCGCCAGAAGCGGGGCCTGTTCCGGCGCAACCGGCCCCGGCCCGCCGAGCCCGCCGCCGTCCCGCCGGCGGACGAACCGCTGCCGGCCAAGGACGAGGAGTACGTCGACTGGGTCACCGGGCTGGCCAAGCCGACGCCAGAGGCCGAGTCCGGCGGCTCCGAGCGCCGGTCACTGCGCTCCACCGGCCGGCACCACCGCGACTGACCGCCCCGGGCCGGGTGCCGGACGCACGGCCCGGGCGGTCAGGCCAGCGGCAGGTACACCCGGCCGCCGGAGGAGAGAAACTCCTCGGACTTGTCCTTCATCCCGCGCGCCGCGTACTCCTTCAGCTCCTGGGTGATCTTCATGGAGCAGAACTTCGGCCCGCACATCGAGCAGAAGTGCGCCGTCTTCGCCGGCGCGGCGGGCAGCGTGGCGTCGTGGTACGACCGCGCGGTCTCCGGGTCCAGTGAGAGGTTGAACTGGTCCTCCCAGCGGAACTCGAACCGCGCCTTCGACAGCGCGTCGTCCCACGCCTGCGCGCCGGGGTGCCCCTTGGCCAGGTCCGCGGCGTGTGCCGCGATCTTGTACGCGATCACCCCGGCCTTCACGTCGTCCCGGTCCGGCAGCCCCAGGTGCTCCTTGGGCGTGACGTAGCAGAGCATCGCGGTGCCGAACATGCCGATCATCGCGGCGCCGATCGCCGAGGTGATGTGGTCGTACGCGGGCGCGATGTCCGTGGTCAGCGGGCCGAGGGTGTAGAACGGGGCCTCGTGGCACCACTCCTGCTGGAGGTCCACGTTCTCCTTGATCTTGTGCATCGGCACGTGTCCCGGGCCCTCGATCATCACCTGGACGTCGTACTCCCAGGCCACCCTGGTCAGCTCGCCGAGGGTACGCAGCTCGGCGAACTGCGCCTCGTCGTTGGCGTCGGCGATCGAGCCGGGCCGCAGCCCGTCACCGAGCGAGAAGGTGACGTCGTAGCGGGCCAGGATCGCGCAGAGTTCCCGGAAGTTGGTGTAGAGGAAGTTCTCCTCGTGGTGCGCCAGGCACCAGGCGGCCATGATCGAGCCGCCCCGGGAGACGATCCCGGTCACCCGGTCCACCGCGAGCGGCACGTACGGCAGCAGCACCCCGGCGTGCACCGTCATGTAGTCCACGCCCTGCTCGGCCTGCTCGATCACCGTCTCCCGGAACACCTCCCAGCTCAGCTCCACCGGGTCCCCGCCGACCTTCTCCAGCGCCTGGTAGATCGGGACCGTGCCGATCGGCACCGGCGAGTTGCGCACGATCGCCTCGCGGGTCTCGTGGATCCGCTTCCCGGTCGACAGGTCCATCACGGTGTCCGCGCCCCACCGGGTCGCCCAGGTCAGCTTCTCCACCTCCTCGGCGACCGAGGAGGTGACGGCCGAGGTGCCGATGTTGGCGTTCACCTTCACCAGGAACGCCTTGCCGATGATCGCCGGCTCGCACTCCGGGTGGTTGACGTTGAGCGGCAGCACCGCCCGCCCGGCCGCGATCTCGTCCCGGACGAACTCCGGCGCGACGCCCTCCCGGATCGCCACGAACTCCATCTCCGGGGTGACCACCCCGGCCCGCGCGTACGCGAGCTGGGTCGGGCGCTCCCCGGCCAGCGGGGTGCCGGCACCGCGTACCGGTGCCACGTCACCGCGCTCGGCGATCCACGGCCCGCGCAGCGCGGGCAGCCCCACCTCCGGGTCGGAGCCCGGGCCGGAGGTGTCGTAGAGGCGCAGCGGCGGGTTGTCCCCGGTCAGCTCCACCTCGGCGAACGGCACCCGGACGTCCGGCCGGGACCCCTCGACGTAGACCTTGCGACGTGCCTGCATGACAGCCTCCCTGATGGTCAACGGGACCAGCCGAAGTGGTCCAGCGGGCCGCGTCCCGCACCCAGCTCCCAACCCCGCGCGCCGGTCAGCGCCCGGGTGACGTACTCCTTGGCGGCGGCCACCGCGACCGACACCGGGTCGCCCGCCGCCAACCCGACGGCGATCGCCGCCGAGAACGAACAGCCGGTGCCGTGGTTGTGCCGGGTGGGCACCCGAGGTGCCCGCAGCAGCGTGGTCGCGCCGCCGGAGACCAGCACGTCGACCGACTCGCCGGCCGCGTCCACGTCGCCGCCGGTCACCACCACGTGCGCCGGGCCGCCCGCGGCGAGGGCCTCGGCCGCCGCGACCATCTCCTCGACCGTGGTCACCGGGCTTCCGGTGAGGGCCGCGGCCTCCGCGCAGTTCGGCGTCGCCACCTCCGCGTACGGCAGCAGCCGCTCGACCGCGTCCACCACGCCGAGCCGGTGTCCGCTGGTGGCCACCAGCACCGGATCGACGACCAGCCGGGGCAGCCGGCCGTCCCGGGCCGCCGCGGCCACCGCGTCGGCGACCGCCGGGGTGCCGAGCATGCCGGTCTTCACCGCGCGTACGGCGAAGTCGCCGAGGACGCTGTCGAGCTGGTCGGTGACGGTCTGCGGCGGCAGCGGAAGGACGGCGTCGACGCCCCGGGTGTTCTGCGCGGTGACGGCGGTCAGGACGCTGGTGCCGTACGCGCCGAGCGCGGCGAACGTCTTCAGGTCGGCCTGGATGCCGGCGCCCGCTCCGGAGTCGGATCCGGCGATGGTGAGGACTGTCTGCGGCGTCACTTTTCTTCCTTGGTTGCGCTTTGGGGCTGCGGCCGACCGTGCCCACTCCGGGCGGTCAGGCTTGATCCCTGCGTGGGCACGGTCGGCCGCAGCCCCGTCGTGGGGGGCTCCGTCGACGGGTGCGGGGTTGACGGCAGGGGGGTGGCCGCCTCGGGGGAAGCTCTGCCCAGCGTGGTGACCGCGCGGTCCGTGGGGAGGGCGCGGGCGCTGGTGAAGGCTTGGGTCAGGGTGGCGGCGGTGTGGGTGGGGTCGGGGGCGCGCATGATCGCGCCGAGGACGGCGACACCGGCCGCGCCGGCCGTGACGCAGTCGCGGACCTGGTCGGGGGTTTCGATGCCGCCCAGCGCGAGGACCGGGACCGGGCTGATCGCCACCAGCCGGCGCAACCCGTCGACGCCCAGCGGCGGGCCGTACCCCGGTTTGGTGCGGGTCGGGTGGACCGGCGAGAGCGTCACGTAGTCCTCGCTGGTGAGCCGGTCGAGTTCCGCCGCGTCGTGGCAGGAGCGGCCGACCAGGGTGTGTTGGGGAGGCGGATAGGGCCCGGCGGCGGGCAGGTGGACGGCGTCACCGCCGAGCGGGTCCGGCCCGGCGACGATCAGCGTGCCGCCGGCCCCGGTGAGGACGGCCCGGAGGTCGGCGGCGAGGGCGGCCCGTTCGGCGCGGGGCAGGTCCTTCTCCCGCAGCACCACCGAGCGCACTCCCCCGGCCACCGCTGCGGCGATCACCTCGACCAGCGGCCGACGCGCCTGCCACCGGTCGGTGAGCACCACGACGCCGGCGGTCGGCGGCGCAGGCCGGGTCACAGCTCGGGCCGCCCCTCGTCGGGGGTGGAGGCGAGGGCGTGGAAGCGCCGGGCGATCCGGCCCGCCCCGTACGCGAGCCGGCCGGCCTCGACGGCGTACCGCATCGCGGTGGCCATCGCCACCGGGTCGGCGGCCCGGGTGACCGCGCTGGCCAGCAGCACCGCGTCGCAGCCCAGCTCCATGGCGAGCGCCGCGTCGGAGGCGGTGCCGATTCCCGCGTCCAGGATCACCGGCACGTCGACGACCTGCCGGATCAGCCGGATGTGGTGCGGGTTGCCCACGCCCAGACCGGAGCCGATCGGGGCGCCGGCCGGCATCACGGCGACGCAGCCCACGTCGGCCAGCCGCCGGGCCAGGACCGGGTCGTCGGACGTGTACGGCAGCACGGTGAACCCGTCCGCGACCAGCTCCTCCGCCGCCCGCAGCAGCTCCACCCCGTCGGGCAGCAGGGTGCGCTCGTCGCCGATCACCTCCAGCTTCACCCAGTCGGTGTCGAACGCCTCCCGGGCCAGGTGCGCGGTCTTCACCGCCTCGACGGCGGTGTGGCAGCCGGCCGTGTTCGGCAGCAGCCGCACCCCGCACCGGTCGAGCAGGTCGAGCAGCCCACCGCCGGCCACCGGGCCGGTGTCGACCCGGCGCAGGGCGAGGGTGACCAGCTCGGTGCCGGAGGCGCGGATCGCCTGTTCCAGCACGTGCAGGTTGGCGGCGCCGCCGGTGCCGAGGATGAGCCGCGACCCGAGGGTCACGCCGCCGATCTCCAGGGACATCCGGTTCACCCGCCCTGGGCGGCGCTGAGCACCTCGACGCGGTCGCCCTCGCACAGCACCCTCGCCGGCCAGCCGCCCCGGGGCACCACCTCGCCGTTGACCGCGACCGCCAGCCCGCGCCGCTGGTCGGTGACCACGCGGACCAGGTCCGCGAGCGTCGACGCGTCGGGCAGGCTGCGTCCGGCCCCGTTGACCGTCAGTTCCACGTCTCCTCCTGCGTTCTCGGGCCGGTGCCGTCGGGGCCGTCTCCCGGCCGCGCCGGATCGGCCACCCGGCTGGCTCCCGGCCGCGCGGCCGGGCCGGCGGTGAAGCGGTCGGCTGCGAAGGGCGCCAGCAGCGGGTCCGCCACGCCGGTGACGACCAGCTCGGTGATCAGGTCGGCGGTGAGCGGGGTGAGCACGATGCCGTGCCGGTGGTGGCCGGTGGCGGCGAGCACCCCGGGTTGGCCGGGCAGCGGCCCGAGGATCGGCGCGTTGTCCGGAGTGCCGGGGCGCAGCCCGGCCGCCGCCTCGACCAGGTCGTACTCGGCCAGCTCGGGGACCAGGGCGACGGCGGCGCGGAGCAGGCGCAGCACCGCACCGGCGGTCACCTCGGTGTCGGCGCGTTCCTCGACGGTCGCCCCGACCACCACCTCCCCGTCGGTGCGGGGCACCAGGTAGACGGGCTCGCCGTCGGCGTACCCGCGGATCACGTGCCGGAAGCCCGGCGCGGCGCGGCCGGGCGCGCGGAGCCGGAGCACCTGGCCCTTGACCGGCCGGACCGGCAGCCCGGTCAGCGTCGCCGCGCCGCACCCGGCGGCGACCACGACGACCCGGGCGTCCACCTCGGCGAGCGCGCCGACCACGGCCGGCGACCACCGCACGCCGGCCCGCTCGGCCGCCGCGCGCAGCGCCGTGACCAGCCGGCGCGGGTCGACCTGGTGGTCGCCGGGGGCGACCGCGCCGCCGCGCACCCGGGGGGCCAGCGCCGGCTCGCGGTCGCGCAGCTGCGACGGGCGCAGCGCCGTGATCGGCAGGCCCAGCTGCTGCTGGTACGACCAGAGCCGCCGCGCCTCGGCCAGGTCGTCGGCGGTCAGGCCGACCACCAGGGTGCCCTCGGTCCGGTGGCCGAACGGCATCCCGGCCGCCTCGGTCAGCTCGGCGGCGAAGTCGGGCCAGCGGGCGGCCGACGCGGTCAGCAGGCCGGTCAGCTCGTGCTCACCGAAGTACGCCTCGGCGACCGGCGCGAGCATCCCCGCCGCCACCCGCGACGCCCCCGAGCCCGGCGCCGGATCGTGCACCACCACCCGCAGGCCGCGCTGCGCGCACCGCCAGGCGATCGCCGCCCCCACCGGCCCCGCCCCCACCACCGCCACGTCGGGTCTGTCGTCGGCACCACGGGTGGTCAACACGTCAACGCCCCGAGCAGCTCCGCCGTGGCCCGGGCCGGATCGGCGGCGTCGGAGACCGCCCCGACCACCGCCACCCCGTACGCGCCGGCGGCCCGCAGCACCGGCACCGCCGCCGCGGTCACCCCACCGATGGCGATCACCGGTACGGCCACCGCCTCGGCGACCGCCCGCAGCCCGGCCGGCCCGATCGGGTCGGGCAGCCCGGTCTTCGTGCTGGTCGGATGGCAGGGGCCGACGCCCAGGTAGCTGGCACCGGCGGCGACCGCCGCGGCCGCGGTGGCCGGTTCCCGGGCGGTGGCGCCGAGCACGGCGGCCGAGCCGAGCACCCGCCGGGCCGCCCCGACCGGCAGGTCGTCCGCGCCGACGTGGCCGCCCGCCGCGGCGACCGCCAGGGCCACGTGCAGCCGGTCGTTGACCAGGCAGGTCGCCCCGTACGCGGCGCAGAGCGCCACCGCCCGACGAGCCAGGTCGTACGCCTGCCGGTCGGTGGCGGAGTCCTCGACCCGGACCTGGACGACCAGCTCGGAGCGGGCGACCGGCAGGGCGGCGCGGAGCACCGCGAGCGGGTTCCGGCCGGGCCGGGTGTCGGTGATCAGATGCAGTCGTCCCAGGGACGGCACGGCAACGCTCCTCCCTGCGCCGGCATTACCCGGATCAGGTTCGACGGTCGGGGGCTTCAGCCCCCCTCTCAGCCCGGTGCACCGGGCTCCCGTGGGTCACTTGCGGGCCTACCGTACGACGTCTCCCGTCGCCGATGGAAGACCGGGGTGACCTTTTTCCCATCCACCGTCCCGAGTGGAGCATCGGGACTGACGGTGGTCGGGTCGTCACGACATGCTGTCCGGATGCCCTCGTCCGCCCGGGTTCCGCGCCGCCTGGCGTACCTTCCGTTCCGCGGCGGCGCCGCCGTCGCCGCCGGGCAGTTGAGCTGGGCGATGCTGCGGGGCCCGGCATGGCAACGGCTCCTGCCCGACGTGTACGTGCACCGCGACGGCTACCGCCCCGACGACCACCGGATGTGGTGCGAGGCGGTGGCCTTGCGGCTGCCGTTCGATGCCGCCGTCGGTGGACGCAGCGCGGCATACCTCTGGGGTGCCGACCTGCTGGGCCGGGATGCCCCCGTCACGGTGCTGCTGCCCCGGTCGGCCCGGATGCGTCCGCACCCACGGCTGCACATCGTCCGCTCGGTGCTGCCCGAGGTCGACCGCACCCGGTTCGCCGGGCTGCCAGTCACCACGCCCGTGCGTACGGCCTTCGACCTGGGGCGGCAGGCTCCCCGCGTCGAGGCGCTGGTCGCCGTGGAAGCGCTGTTGCACCGCCGGGTGGTCAGGCTGCCCGCCCTCCGCTCGTTCGCGGACACGCATGCCGGCTGGCCGGGCGCGGCCCTGCTCAGGGAGGTGCTGGCGCTGGCCGAGCCGCTGAGCGAGTCCCCGATGGAGACC
Protein-coding sequences here:
- the thiC gene encoding phosphomethylpyrimidine synthase ThiC, with the translated sequence MQARRKVYVEGSRPDVRVPFAEVELTGDNPPLRLYDTSGPGSDPEVGLPALRGPWIAERGDVAPVRGAGTPLAGERPTQLAYARAGVVTPEMEFVAIREGVAPEFVRDEIAAGRAVLPLNVNHPECEPAIIGKAFLVKVNANIGTSAVTSSVAEEVEKLTWATRWGADTVMDLSTGKRIHETREAIVRNSPVPIGTVPIYQALEKVGGDPVELSWEVFRETVIEQAEQGVDYMTVHAGVLLPYVPLAVDRVTGIVSRGGSIMAAWCLAHHEENFLYTNFRELCAILARYDVTFSLGDGLRPGSIADANDEAQFAELRTLGELTRVAWEYDVQVMIEGPGHVPMHKIKENVDLQQEWCHEAPFYTLGPLTTDIAPAYDHITSAIGAAMIGMFGTAMLCYVTPKEHLGLPDRDDVKAGVIAYKIAAHAADLAKGHPGAQAWDDALSKARFEFRWEDQFNLSLDPETARSYHDATLPAAPAKTAHFCSMCGPKFCSMKITQELKEYAARGMKDKSEEFLSSGGRVYLPLA
- the thiE gene encoding thiamine phosphate synthase, whose protein sequence is MPSLGRLHLITDTRPGRNPLAVLRAALPVARSELVVQVRVEDSATDRQAYDLARRAVALCAAYGATCLVNDRLHVALAVAAAGGHVGADDLPVGAARRVLGSAAVLGATAREPATAAAAVAAGASYLGVGPCHPTSTKTGLPDPIGPAGLRAVAEAVAVPVIAIGGVTAAAVPVLRAAGAYGVAVVGAVSDAADPARATAELLGALTC
- the thiS gene encoding sulfur carrier protein ThiS yields the protein MELTVNGAGRSLPDASTLADLVRVVTDQRRGLAVAVNGEVVPRGGWPARVLCEGDRVEVLSAAQGG
- a CDS encoding thiamine phosphate synthase, whose protein sequence is MTRPAPPTAGVVVLTDRWQARRPLVEVIAAAVAGGVRSVVLREKDLPRAERAALAADLRAVLTGAGGTLIVAGPDPLGGDAVHLPAAGPYPPPQHTLVGRSCHDAAELDRLTSEDYVTLSPVHPTRTKPGYGPPLGVDGLRRLVAISPVPVLALGGIETPDQVRDCVTAGAAGVAVLGAIMRAPDPTHTAATLTQAFTSARALPTDRAVTTLGRASPEAATPLPSTPHPSTEPPTTGLRPTVPTQGSSLTARSGHGRPQPQSATKEEK
- the thiD gene encoding bifunctional hydroxymethylpyrimidine kinase/phosphomethylpyrimidine kinase, which encodes MTPQTVLTIAGSDSGAGAGIQADLKTFAALGAYGTSVLTAVTAQNTRGVDAVLPLPPQTVTDQLDSVLGDFAVRAVKTGMLGTPAVADAVAAAARDGRLPRLVVDPVLVATSGHRLGVVDAVERLLPYAEVATPNCAEAAALTGSPVTTVEEMVAAAEALAAGGPAHVVVTGGDVDAAGESVDVLVSGGATTLLRAPRVPTRHNHGTGCSFSAAIAVGLAAGDPVSVAVAAAKEYVTRALTGARGWELGAGRGPLDHFGWSR
- the thiO gene encoding glycine oxidase ThiO; the encoded protein is MLTTRGADDRPDVAVVGAGPVGAAIAWRCAQRGLRVVVHDPAPGSGASRVAAGMLAPVAEAYFGEHELTGLLTASAARWPDFAAELTEAAGMPFGHRTEGTLVVGLTADDLAEARRLWSYQQQLGLPITALRPSQLRDREPALAPRVRGGAVAPGDHQVDPRRLVTALRAAAERAGVRWSPAVVGALAEVDARVVVVAAGCGAATLTGLPVRPVKGQVLRLRAPGRAAPGFRHVIRGYADGEPVYLVPRTDGEVVVGATVEERADTEVTAGAVLRLLRAAVALVPELAEYDLVEAAAGLRPGTPDNAPILGPLPGQPGVLAATGHHRHGIVLTPLTADLITELVVTGVADPLLAPFAADRFTAGPAARPGASRVADPARPGDGPDGTGPRTQEETWN
- a CDS encoding endonuclease domain-containing protein, with translation MPSSARVPRRLAYLPFRGGAAVAAGQLSWAMLRGPAWQRLLPDVYVHRDGYRPDDHRMWCEAVALRLPFDAAVGGRSAAYLWGADLLGRDAPVTVLLPRSARMRPHPRLHIVRSVLPEVDRTRFAGLPVTTPVRTAFDLGRQAPRVEALVAVEALLHRRVVRLPALRSFADTHAGWPGAALLREVLALAEPLSESPMETRLRLLLIEAGLGPLVAQHDVLDQRGRFVGRVDLAWPALRVAVEYDGDHHRERAHFRQDVSRLNALRAAGWLVLRFTADDVLRTPDATIALVAQALRERRPVPSSR
- a CDS encoding thiazole synthase, which codes for MSLEIGGVTLGSRLILGTGGAANLHVLEQAIRASGTELVTLALRRVDTGPVAGGGLLDLLDRCGVRLLPNTAGCHTAVEAVKTAHLAREAFDTDWVKLEVIGDERTLLPDGVELLRAAEELVADGFTVLPYTSDDPVLARRLADVGCVAVMPAGAPIGSGLGVGNPHHIRLIRQVVDVPVILDAGIGTASDAALAMELGCDAVLLASAVTRAADPVAMATAMRYAVEAGRLAYGAGRIARRFHALASTPDEGRPEL